A region of Scleropages formosus chromosome 2, fSclFor1.1, whole genome shotgun sequence DNA encodes the following proteins:
- the LOC108936942 gene encoding PAK4-inhibitor inka2-like produces MLCLPSSGDCFREQMQYMMRSLQDLKQMRGTCAPSGRSFVVSRACQQRAMQREWLPSQRMSDASEVSAYDSACCLASTPEEKEEVGSRLALVSPSSEKSLDVDSGYSEASWQDEGVVLRRSRNVRVSSTACLRTNRTPSGRVRPKSTSDACLERWTSFEASEPEDWTTSLLTRGRNRQPLVLGDNSFADLIENWMDLPDCPDPADLKPNPGRRLGKDLLVNMRRKLAGVSKNLESRGKVANSARSNRTAVASKRLSCPVGFQAPVPFFHQSHTGLHELGTDFHQFTALMKTGSRQPIICNDIIGYI; encoded by the coding sequence CTTTGCCTGCCCAGCTCTGGGGACTGCTTTCGGGAGCAGATGCAGTACATGATGAGGTCACTCCAGGACCTGAAACAGATGCGAGGCACGTGCGCTCCCTCCGGCCGCTCCTTTGTCGTGTCCCGTGCCTGCCAACAGAGGGCGATGCAGCGGGAGTGGCTGCCCAGTCAGCGCATGTCAGATGCCAGCGAGGTTAGTGCCTACGACTCTGCCTGCTGCCTGGCCAGCACCccggaggagaaagaggaggtgGGCAGCCGGCTGGCGCTAGTCTCCCCCAGCAGTGAAAAGAGCCTGGATGTGGATTCTGGATATTCTGAAGCGTCCTGGCAGGATGAAGGGGTAGTGCTGCGTCGAAGTCGGAACGTCCGGGTCTCGTCTACCGCCTGCCTCCGCACCAACAGGACACCCAGTGGCCGGGTACGACCCAAATCAACTTCAGACGCCTGTCTGGAGCGCTGGACTTCCTTTGAGGCCAGTGAGCCTGAGGACTGGACCACGTCCTTGTTGACCCGTGGCCGTAACCGGCAGCCGCTGGTCTTGGGGGACAACAGCTTTGCTGACCTCATCGAGAACTGGATGGACTTGCCAGACTGTCCTGACCCAGCAGATCTCAAACCCAACCCTGGGAGACGCCTGGGCAAGGACCTGCTAGTCAACATGCGGCGGAAGCTGGCAGGAGTGTCTAAGAACTTGGAGAGTCGGGGGAAAGTAGCAAACTCGGCTCGGTCTAACAGGACTGCTGTGGCTTCTAAGCGTCTGTCGTGCCCTGTTGGTTTCCAGGCACCAGTGCCCTTCTTCCACCAGTCGCACACAGGCCTGCATGAACTAGGAACAGACTTTCATCAGTTCACTGCCCTCATGAAGACTGGCAGCAGACAGCCGATCATCTGCAATGACATTATTGGATACATCTGA